TTTCTTGAAATAGATGGAATCCTGGCTCCAATTTCGCCAAATCTTCTTACATCTGTCCTTAGGCAATACATGATAATCGGCTTCCATTTACCTCCTATAAGTTGAAGAGTGGCCGTAACCGGACAATTAATTTCAATTGATTTTTTTGCTTTAGTTACCATTTTGTTACTGCTAATTTTTTTGTTACCAAAAGGTAACAAGTTTCATATTTAAACCATTATTAGTTACTTTGCGTAACAAAAGTATTAAATAATTTTCAAAACACAAAAAAATGATATTAGTAACAGGCGCAACAGGGCATTTTGGAAATGCAGCCATTGAATTTCTTTTAAAAAAAGGTGTTAATCCCCTTCAGATTTCGGCATTAATTAGAAACGAGGAATCGGCTAATGAATTAAAGTTAAAAGGCATAAAAACCATTATTGGAGATTACGATCATTACGATTCCCTGGTTTCCGCATTTAGTGGGGTTGAAAAATTGCTTTTTGTATCCGGAAATGATATTTCCAGGCGCAGTGAACAGCACAATAATGTTGTTAAGGCAGCCCAAACGGCCGGTGTAAAACATATAGTCTACACCAGTTTTCAAAGAAAAAGCGAAGGTGAAGAATCGCCCTTATGGATGGTAGCACAATCACATATTCAAACTGAAAATTGGTTGAAGGAAAGCGGTAACGATTATACCATTTTGAAAAACAACCTTTATATGGACTTTTTACCCGGCTTTATTGGTGAAACAGTTGCCGAAACCGGAGTTGTTTTTGTACCTGCCGAAGATGGCAAAGTAAGTGCAGTGTTGCGTTCAGAAATGGCAGAAGCTGCGGCTCGTATATTAACAAGCGATGGTCATTCCGGCAAAGAGTATGATTTTTCAAATGCACACGCTGTTACTTATCATGATATGGCAAAAGCTATTTCAGAGGCCATTGGAAAACCAATAAATTACATTTCACCATCTCCGGAAGAATATGGCAAAACATTAAGTAATTATGGTGTACCTTCCGAAGTTATAGGCATTTTCTCAAGCTTTGCAATTGCACAGGC
This genomic window from Bacteroidia bacterium contains:
- a CDS encoding SDR family oxidoreductase; its protein translation is MILVTGATGHFGNAAIEFLLKKGVNPLQISALIRNEESANELKLKGIKTIIGDYDHYDSLVSAFSGVEKLLFVSGNDISRRSEQHNNVVKAAQTAGVKHIVYTSFQRKSEGEESPLWMVAQSHIQTENWLKESGNDYTILKNNLYMDFLPGFIGETVAETGVVFVPAEDGKVSAVLRSEMAEAAARILTSDGHSGKEYDFSNAHAVTYHDMAKAISEAIGKPINYISPSPEEYGKTLSNYGVPSEVIGIFSSFAIAQAKGELDVESSDLEKLLGRKPTSVKDFLIQVYSSKR